From Halobacteriovorax sp. HLS, the proteins below share one genomic window:
- a CDS encoding sigma-54-dependent Fis family transcriptional regulator, which yields MGEILAKNSTRIEELSSILLSTLDEQVFFSEISKCLNDVMNVDNVKVFRARENGSCVLVAENNKSIENGVVLEKGAGIAGHVLRTKKSYFSNSITRDPLFSTTDNGDALAELCVPVGCDGFMIGTLHIQSNTEERVFSREDITCVLEILEQIQKPIRNMKIYLSAKFLNESLSRQIEAKEKELEQSKSSVNVSDTYKIQEKDIIGKSQSMKDLIAITDRVACANVSTLIVGESGTGKEMVARRVHCRSPRKEGAFISIDCSALNEVQLEVEMFGEEARDFSSIARPGLLEQANNGTLFINNIESMPLVIQSKLIKFISEKMAFRVRGQVPYRADVRIIASSAKDFSELVQNGLFREDLFYALNTMSLRVPSLRERTEDIELLASFFLNNGKNTDAQKSLSPGALSSLQDYHWPGNVRELQSVMERAFILSDGMIIGKDHLSESVSEAEKVEVVKDDKVIEFSEMTLDELEKKHICHTLEYLGGNKTKTAKTLGITVKTLYNKLHSYGMIEPKEA from the coding sequence ATGGGTGAGATACTGGCTAAAAACTCTACAAGAATTGAAGAACTTTCGTCTATATTACTATCAACTCTTGATGAGCAAGTGTTCTTTTCTGAAATCTCAAAATGTCTTAATGATGTAATGAATGTTGATAATGTAAAAGTATTTAGAGCTAGAGAGAACGGTTCTTGTGTTCTTGTAGCAGAAAATAACAAATCAATTGAAAATGGTGTTGTCTTAGAAAAAGGTGCTGGAATAGCTGGTCATGTTCTAAGAACAAAGAAGTCTTATTTTTCAAACTCAATCACTAGAGATCCACTTTTTTCTACAACAGATAATGGTGATGCATTAGCAGAGCTTTGTGTTCCAGTAGGTTGTGATGGTTTCATGATTGGAACTCTACATATTCAATCTAATACTGAAGAAAGAGTATTTTCTAGAGAAGACATAACTTGTGTATTAGAGATTTTAGAGCAAATACAAAAACCAATTAGAAATATGAAAATTTACCTTTCTGCAAAGTTCTTAAATGAGTCTCTTTCAAGACAAATTGAAGCGAAAGAAAAAGAGCTAGAGCAGAGCAAATCAAGTGTTAACGTAAGTGACACATATAAAATTCAAGAAAAAGATATTATTGGTAAATCTCAATCAATGAAAGATCTTATTGCAATAACTGATAGAGTGGCGTGCGCGAATGTGTCTACGTTAATTGTCGGAGAATCGGGTACAGGAAAAGAAATGGTTGCGAGAAGAGTTCATTGTAGAAGTCCTCGTAAAGAAGGTGCTTTTATTTCAATTGATTGTTCAGCTTTAAATGAAGTTCAGTTAGAAGTAGAGATGTTTGGTGAAGAAGCGAGAGATTTCTCGTCTATAGCAAGACCAGGTCTTTTAGAGCAAGCAAATAATGGAACACTCTTTATTAATAATATCGAGTCAATGCCATTAGTAATTCAGTCAAAGTTAATTAAATTTATTAGTGAAAAAATGGCATTTCGTGTAAGAGGACAAGTTCCTTATAGAGCTGATGTGAGAATAATTGCTTCTAGTGCAAAAGACTTCTCTGAGTTAGTGCAAAATGGATTATTTAGAGAAGATCTCTTCTATGCTCTAAATACAATGTCATTAAGAGTTCCTTCTTTAAGAGAGAGAACAGAAGATATTGAACTACTAGCTTCATTCTTCTTAAATAATGGAAAAAATACTGATGCACAGAAATCTTTATCTCCAGGTGCCTTGAGTTCTCTTCAAGATTACCACTGGCCAGGAAATGTTAGAGAGCTTCAATCTGTAATGGAAAGGGCCTTCATTCTTTCTGATGGAATGATCATCGGTAAAGACCACTTATCAGAATCAGTATCTGAAGCTGAAAAGGTAGAAGTGGTAAAAGATGATAAAGTAATTGAATTCTCAGAGATGACTCTTGATGAATTAGAAAAGAAACATATCTGCCACACACTAGAGTACCTTGGTGGAAATAAAACAAAGACTGCCAAGACTTTAGGGATAACAGTTAAGACACTTTATAATAAGCTTCACTCATACGGAATGATTGAACCAAAAGAAGCTTAA
- a CDS encoding PD40 domain-containing protein — protein sequence MNKIIVMVLVLLSFGVNAQLNIVAVGKAELEQSKVAVSSAITQGSISNKNRDIAKEVMNTVRNDFSFYQKVFSVETELRSINSADINYDSESVNYFVTGVFRELPTGLRVSITAHDINKKKILIQQDYDIRDSARDIGHEFSHYTYKEITGKESIFKSKILFVTDRHGSKKNPVKELYLMDFDGGQKRRLTFHKGVVISPAISNDGSKVLYSLIKDGVDKNKNINLYVLDLETNKTSLISSRKGINSGAVFMPDNESILLTLSHTGNAEIYIMNLKTKALTRLTNHYSPDVDPSINKDGTLMTFLSGRGGKPMIYTMDMATRKVTRISYVGKFNATPRFTPEGDQIAFSSWLDTRFDIFRLDANGNNLARLTKDFGSNEDPTYSNDGQFIAFSSQRVISRSKAVQNIYIMDNDGEIIGSITENFGNCITPRWTKSL from the coding sequence GTGAATAAAATTATAGTAATGGTATTAGTACTTTTATCATTTGGAGTGAATGCTCAGTTAAATATTGTTGCTGTTGGTAAAGCAGAACTGGAACAATCGAAAGTCGCTGTTTCTAGTGCAATTACTCAAGGTTCAATATCTAATAAAAATAGAGATATTGCCAAAGAGGTAATGAATACCGTAAGAAATGATTTTTCATTTTATCAAAAAGTGTTCTCGGTTGAAACAGAACTACGCTCAATTAACTCTGCAGATATTAATTATGATTCTGAGTCTGTTAATTATTTTGTAACAGGAGTATTTAGAGAGCTTCCTACAGGGCTTAGAGTTTCTATTACCGCCCACGATATTAATAAGAAAAAAATTCTAATCCAACAAGATTACGATATTAGAGATAGTGCAAGAGATATTGGTCATGAGTTTTCTCATTACACGTATAAAGAAATAACTGGAAAAGAGTCTATTTTTAAATCCAAGATATTATTTGTTACAGATAGACACGGATCAAAAAAGAACCCTGTTAAAGAGTTATATTTAATGGATTTTGATGGAGGCCAGAAAAGGAGGCTAACTTTTCATAAAGGCGTTGTTATCTCTCCTGCCATTTCTAATGATGGATCTAAGGTTCTTTATTCTTTAATAAAAGATGGCGTAGATAAGAATAAGAATATCAATTTATATGTTCTCGATTTAGAAACTAATAAGACATCCCTTATTTCAAGTAGAAAAGGAATTAATTCTGGAGCAGTTTTTATGCCAGATAATGAGTCTATTCTTTTAACACTCAGTCATACTGGAAATGCTGAAATTTATATAATGAACTTAAAGACTAAGGCGCTTACAAGACTAACTAATCATTATTCACCAGATGTAGACCCATCTATTAATAAAGACGGAACATTGATGACATTTCTCTCAGGAAGAGGGGGGAAGCCAATGATTTACACAATGGATATGGCCACTAGAAAGGTTACGCGCATAAGCTATGTAGGGAAGTTTAATGCAACTCCACGCTTTACACCTGAGGGTGATCAGATCGCCTTCAGCTCATGGTTAGACACTCGTTTTGATATATTCAGGCTTGATGCTAACGGTAATAATTTAGCTAGGTTAACTAAAGATTTTGGCTCAAATGAGGATCCTACCTATTCAAATGATGGACAGTTTATTGCTTTTTCTAGTCAGAGGGTTATTTCACGATCTAAGGCCGTACAAAATATATACATTATGGACAATGATGGAGAAATTATAGGGTCGATCACCGAAAATTTCGGAAATTGTATAACTCCTAGATGGACTAAGTCCTTATAA
- a CDS encoding TonB family protein, which translates to MITKTLENKSFKYYFSWSFFFHVSLFLLFLLIGKLFHDQINATKDFNMKLVESSVRVDVVAMPKMTLKELKALPQISKGSETAVIEKKEVVKEVIEKDDVVLEKKVKKASFLDMMKDLSNKEVKKTKQVKKKEKKGSRNGLNIDSNTLKNLVAEGNRVSKGVAISGTGSANVDMTGFTAYMSSLPSHVRVHWKLPGYLLGRDLQCRIRIFIKENGTLLKAEIYESSGEKEFDERALKAVQLSSPFPTVPAENKLNALNGEIVLGFPL; encoded by the coding sequence ATGATTACAAAGACTTTAGAAAATAAATCATTTAAGTATTATTTTAGTTGGAGTTTCTTCTTTCATGTAAGCCTGTTTCTATTATTTTTACTCATTGGTAAACTTTTTCATGATCAAATAAATGCAACTAAAGATTTTAATATGAAATTAGTAGAATCTTCCGTTAGAGTCGATGTCGTAGCAATGCCTAAAATGACTTTAAAAGAATTAAAGGCACTTCCACAAATCTCTAAGGGATCTGAAACAGCAGTTATTGAAAAGAAAGAAGTTGTTAAAGAAGTTATAGAAAAAGATGATGTTGTATTAGAAAAGAAAGTAAAAAAAGCAAGCTTTCTCGATATGATGAAAGATCTATCTAATAAAGAAGTTAAGAAAACTAAACAAGTTAAGAAAAAAGAGAAGAAAGGTAGTCGTAATGGTCTAAATATAGATTCGAATACACTAAAAAACCTCGTTGCAGAAGGAAATAGAGTCTCCAAGGGGGTTGCTATCTCTGGAACTGGTTCAGCTAATGTTGATATGACTGGCTTTACTGCATATATGTCTTCTTTACCTTCACACGTAAGAGTGCATTGGAAGTTGCCAGGATATCTGCTTGGACGCGATCTACAGTGTAGAATAAGAATTTTTATAAAAGAGAATGGTACTTTATTAAAGGCCGAAATCTATGAATCAAGCGGGGAGAAAGAGTTTGATGAAAGGGCACTAAAAGCTGTTCAACTTTCATCTCCTTTTCCGACAGTTCCTGCTGAAAATAAGCTGAATGCCCTTAACGGCGAGATCGTTTTAGGCTTTCCGCTTTAG
- a CDS encoding biopolymer transporter ExbD gives MAFNVGNKKGAISEINVTPLVDVMLVLLVIFMITAPLMLNGIKLDLPKTKEVNPINLSTSQVILSYTASGDMYIGSDKFLRDEIVSEVKSLFKKNKTETLFLRADYSVQYGKVASLMSFLKRAGIVKVALVTEIDEKK, from the coding sequence ATGGCTTTCAATGTAGGAAATAAAAAAGGTGCGATCTCTGAAATAAATGTTACACCTCTAGTAGATGTAATGCTAGTTTTGCTAGTTATTTTTATGATCACAGCTCCTTTAATGCTGAATGGGATAAAGCTGGATTTACCAAAGACGAAAGAAGTAAACCCAATTAATCTTTCAACATCTCAAGTAATCCTTTCTTATACGGCCAGTGGGGACATGTATATTGGAAGTGATAAATTTTTACGTGATGAAATAGTTAGCGAAGTTAAGAGTTTATTTAAAAAAAATAAAACTGAAACACTATTTCTACGCGCCGACTACTCCGTTCAATATGGTAAAGTTGCTTCTTTGATGTCATTTTTAAAAAGGGCCGGGATTGTTAAAGTAGCACTTGTAACAGAAATAGATGAAAAAAAATGA
- a CDS encoding MotA/TolQ/ExbB proton channel family protein yields the protein MSSTELNILQILLDGGPVVKGVLLALVFASIVSWAIVLKKKKLLAELNENNRDFLDAYKSAKSLSDVMHSCQALPFSPYRSLFINGYTELSKLKENLGNDNSRLEDHFSKYGLHSLERGLKKGVHEVNVELERSLATLASIGSVSPFIGLFGTVWGIIGSFTGLAGGGATLDAVAPGIAEALVATAIGLVAAIPAVWFYNKFNNSNAIVQSEMESFGQEFLNVVERTLAK from the coding sequence TTGAGTTCAACAGAGTTAAATATTTTACAAATTTTATTAGATGGGGGACCAGTTGTTAAAGGAGTACTTTTAGCACTAGTCTTTGCTTCAATAGTTTCTTGGGCAATAGTTTTAAAGAAAAAGAAATTGTTAGCGGAGCTTAATGAAAATAACAGAGACTTTCTTGATGCCTACAAGAGCGCTAAGAGTCTATCTGATGTCATGCATAGTTGCCAAGCACTTCCATTTTCACCTTATAGGTCTCTATTTATCAATGGATATACCGAATTATCGAAACTAAAGGAAAACCTTGGTAATGATAATTCTCGATTAGAAGATCATTTTTCTAAATATGGATTGCATTCTCTTGAAAGAGGATTAAAGAAAGGTGTTCATGAGGTAAATGTTGAGCTTGAGAGATCATTAGCTACTCTTGCAAGTATTGGTTCTGTGTCTCCATTTATTGGCCTTTTTGGTACTGTATGGGGAATCATTGGTTCATTTACAGGTCTTGCTGGGGGCGGGGCAACTTTAGATGCTGTTGCTCCAGGTATTGCTGAAGCCCTTGTCGCCACTGCGATTGGTCTGGTTGCGGCCATTCCAGCTGTATGGTTCTATAATAAGTTTAATAATTCGAATGCTATTGTTCAATCAGAAATGGAAAGCTTTGGACAAGAGTTTTTAAATGTAGTGGAAAGAACTTTAGCTAAGTAG
- the sppA gene encoding signal peptide peptidase SppA produces the protein MKTKNRAVIGILLMVFLFFIIMMVFASFTMKAFNDESKAFDIKNKKAQIAVIEVEGVIMDAKKTVELLFKAEEDKTVKAIIMRINSPGGAVGPTQEIYEEMRRIDSGWNPEDEKSKGKPVYASFGAIAASGGYYLGAGARRIYASAGTLTGSIGVIMNFTDLSKLYEFAKVKPKPMKAGKYKDIGSPTRDMTAEESSLMQGMINGVHKQFMRDIELTRKDKLQKDIVELAQGQIFSGEEALKLGLVDEMGSLWKAGRDIHKELKLEGEFSLKYIKKKKKSNFWDMMDNLDQAIANIKMNTMVTKMPLLIFDQ, from the coding sequence TTGAAGACAAAAAATCGCGCAGTAATTGGAATTCTTTTAATGGTTTTTCTTTTTTTTATTATCATGATGGTTTTCGCTAGTTTTACTATGAAAGCATTTAATGATGAGTCAAAGGCGTTTGATATTAAGAATAAAAAGGCCCAGATTGCAGTAATAGAAGTTGAAGGTGTTATTATGGATGCCAAGAAAACTGTAGAGCTATTATTTAAGGCGGAAGAAGATAAGACTGTTAAAGCTATTATTATGAGGATTAATTCTCCAGGTGGAGCAGTTGGTCCTACTCAAGAAATATATGAAGAAATGAGAAGAATAGATAGTGGATGGAACCCAGAAGATGAAAAATCTAAAGGAAAGCCTGTTTACGCAAGTTTTGGGGCGATTGCAGCAAGTGGAGGCTATTATCTAGGTGCCGGTGCTAGAAGGATTTATGCTTCAGCAGGAACTTTGACTGGATCTATCGGTGTTATCATGAACTTTACGGATCTTTCAAAATTATATGAATTTGCGAAAGTTAAGCCAAAACCAATGAAGGCGGGAAAATATAAAGATATTGGTTCTCCTACAAGGGATATGACCGCTGAAGAGAGCTCTTTAATGCAAGGAATGATTAACGGAGTACATAAACAGTTTATGAGAGATATTGAGCTGACAAGAAAGGACAAGTTACAAAAAGATATTGTTGAATTAGCGCAAGGACAAATATTCTCAGGCGAAGAGGCCTTAAAGCTAGGGCTTGTTGATGAGATGGGAAGTCTTTGGAAGGCTGGACGTGATATTCATAAAGAGCTTAAACTAGAAGGGGAGTTCTCTCTAAAATATATAAAGAAAAAGAAGAAGAGTAACTTCTGGGATATGATGGATAATTTAGACCAGGCCATTGCAAATATTAAAATGAATACAATGGTCACTAAAATGCCTCTATTAATTTTTGATCAATAG
- the rlmN gene encoding 23S rRNA (adenine(2503)-C(2))-methyltransferase RlmN, producing the protein MNAQKKSLYSLTIDELRTYLKDSGLAKFAADQVYNWIFKKYQFDMDKWTNVSSKVKENLLENFDTSLPKIVWNGLSSDGTRKFLVGMSDSNTVEAVAIPAKNNRLTLCVSSQIGCAIGCTFCHTGTMGLTRHLTTGEIVGQYTAVTKWLRDNVDEEARLTNIVYMGQGEPLHNFENVKQATKVFMQDQGIGLGQRKITLSTSGLVPQIEKLQDFPPVNVAISLHAAHNNIRTELMPINKAYDLERLFGAIKKIPLKAHRYITYEYILISELNDRPEDIEGLCDLLDKKVSKVNLIPFNEYPESRFKRPSDKQIEWFQNELMRRGYICTTRITKGNDILAACGQLKSEHDKLNLWD; encoded by the coding sequence TTGAATGCACAGAAGAAATCACTCTATTCGCTCACTATTGATGAGCTGAGAACATATTTAAAGGATAGTGGACTGGCCAAGTTTGCTGCGGACCAAGTCTATAATTGGATATTTAAAAAGTATCAATTCGATATGGACAAATGGACCAATGTATCTTCAAAGGTTAAAGAAAATCTTTTAGAGAATTTTGATACTTCTTTACCAAAAATTGTTTGGAATGGCCTAAGTTCGGATGGAACTAGAAAATTCTTAGTTGGCATGAGTGATTCAAATACAGTGGAAGCCGTGGCAATTCCTGCCAAGAATAATCGCCTTACTCTTTGTGTATCATCTCAAATAGGATGTGCTATTGGTTGTACATTTTGTCACACGGGAACGATGGGCCTTACTAGACATCTTACTACTGGTGAAATTGTAGGCCAGTATACGGCCGTGACTAAGTGGCTTAGAGATAATGTTGATGAAGAAGCTAGATTAACCAATATAGTATATATGGGACAGGGTGAGCCTCTACATAATTTTGAAAATGTTAAGCAAGCGACTAAAGTTTTCATGCAGGATCAGGGAATAGGACTAGGTCAAAGAAAAATAACTCTCTCTACCTCTGGCTTAGTTCCTCAGATTGAGAAGTTACAAGATTTTCCTCCTGTAAATGTCGCAATTTCTTTACATGCTGCTCACAATAATATTCGTACTGAATTAATGCCAATCAATAAAGCATATGATTTAGAGAGACTCTTTGGTGCAATTAAGAAAATACCATTAAAGGCCCATCGTTATATCACCTATGAATATATTCTAATCTCAGAATTGAATGATAGACCTGAAGATATAGAGGGTCTGTGTGACCTTTTAGATAAGAAAGTTTCAAAAGTTAATCTAATACCTTTTAATGAATATCCAGAATCTAGATTTAAAAGACCAAGTGATAAGCAAATAGAATGGTTTCAAAATGAATTAATGAGAAGAGGCTATATCTGTACTACTCGTATAACAAAGGGTAACGATATCTTGGCAGCTTGTGGTCAACTAAAAAGTGAGCACGATAAATTAAATCTTTGGGACTAA
- a CDS encoding endonuclease/exonuclease/phosphatase family protein yields MIKTLIFSIIIFGSTASSFSWPGIYVPKDNEVLSQYGKSESKFLDKDEIDVFVWNIYKADYYQWEEQYNSQLPNFDLFLIQEVLTKPEVVDIFEGKHGIQYTSATSFKYKKTGFSTGIATGSRSLAHWKKFLRSSKLEPIIGTPKLTLFTKYSLKGSNKDLLVVNIHAINFVTSFALHSQLKDAAKIIKKHDGPVIFAGDFNTWTYEKQSFLRELTQKMGFSEVTFKNDTRKKMFGWILDFIFVKDLEILSSKVHDELDGSDHKAISAKLKLKD; encoded by the coding sequence ATGATTAAGACTCTTATATTTTCAATTATTATCTTTGGATCGACTGCCAGTAGTTTCTCATGGCCAGGAATTTACGTACCAAAGGACAATGAAGTGCTTAGCCAATATGGTAAAAGCGAGTCAAAGTTTTTAGATAAAGATGAAATTGATGTTTTTGTTTGGAATATCTACAAGGCCGACTACTATCAATGGGAAGAGCAATATAACTCCCAACTTCCTAACTTTGATCTATTTCTAATACAAGAGGTTTTAACTAAACCTGAAGTAGTAGATATATTTGAGGGTAAGCACGGTATTCAATACACCAGTGCAACCTCTTTTAAATATAAGAAGACAGGGTTTTCAACAGGTATTGCAACAGGTTCAAGGTCACTTGCTCATTGGAAAAAATTCTTAAGAAGTTCTAAGCTTGAACCAATTATAGGCACTCCTAAACTTACACTTTTTACAAAGTATTCACTTAAAGGGAGTAATAAGGACTTATTAGTTGTTAATATACATGCAATCAATTTTGTTACATCGTTTGCCCTACACTCACAGCTAAAAGATGCCGCAAAGATAATTAAAAAGCATGACGGTCCCGTTATTTTTGCTGGTGACTTTAATACATGGACATACGAAAAACAGAGCTTCCTACGTGAACTAACTCAAAAAATGGGCTTTAGTGAAGTAACTTTTAAAAATGATACCCGTAAAAAGATGTTTGGATGGATATTAGACTTTATTTTTGTAAAAGACCTTGAGATTCTTTCCTCAAAAGTTCACGATGAACTTGATGGCTCTGACCATAAGGCCATTAGTGCAAAACTAAAACTTAAAGATTAG
- a CDS encoding winged helix-turn-helix domain-containing protein — protein MKTKVFYYNQNTGSGRKFLSSLEEQFQIVFFDSTVQLLKSIKKTKKLALVIIDNSNLANKEYFELLKDLEIELNRSQVGLCTLSNRECSKVRIESFYYGIDDYISLGLSDEEVSVRLINKTKRFQPLKVSDLRLADLFLSFESQSVFLNSDKLSLTPIEFKILSILMKYPEKLHSKEFIADFLWEDEAQVKVHSLDTHIYNLRRKISKSKYMVKAAKGRGISFIEKVIRTNL, from the coding sequence ATGAAAACTAAAGTATTTTATTATAATCAGAATACAGGAAGCGGAAGAAAGTTTTTAAGCTCCCTTGAAGAACAATTCCAAATAGTATTTTTTGATAGTACTGTTCAGCTTTTAAAATCTATAAAAAAAACAAAGAAGCTTGCCTTAGTTATCATAGATAACTCAAACCTTGCTAATAAAGAGTATTTTGAATTATTAAAAGACCTAGAAATAGAGCTTAATAGATCTCAAGTTGGATTATGTACACTCTCTAATCGTGAGTGTTCTAAAGTTAGAATTGAAAGTTTCTATTATGGAATTGATGACTATATTTCTTTGGGCTTGAGTGATGAAGAAGTTTCTGTACGTTTAATAAATAAAACAAAGAGATTCCAGCCTCTAAAGGTGAGTGATTTACGCTTAGCAGACTTATTTCTAAGCTTTGAGTCTCAGAGTGTATTTTTAAATAGTGATAAGCTATCATTGACGCCGATAGAGTTTAAAATACTGTCTATTTTAATGAAGTACCCAGAGAAACTTCACTCTAAAGAGTTTATTGCAGACTTTCTTTGGGAAGATGAAGCTCAAGTTAAAGTTCACTCTTTAGATACCCATATATATAATTTAAGAAGGAAAATTTCTAAATCTAAGTATATGGTAAAAGCAGCAAAGGGTAGAGGCATCTCATTTATTGAAAAAGTTATCAGGACTAATCTTTAA
- a CDS encoding 2OG-Fe(II) oxygenase, with amino-acid sequence MDYIMQFPNIFSATECLDIIKIRNMYSENYSDLVFWRDKVGQCELEKLCVDLELKLKPLVEEYFNNFGSLLTISDVSLLGIGIIKQPTGAYDDLHFDTQVIVGEEAIKQRPFVCLLYLNDKEFEGGQLCFPIQKVVIAPEIGKVVIFPASYHFPHQVVGISGGDRYFLRMNFMFKESLLDKDVDEWDIETDGVMKF; translated from the coding sequence GTGGATTATATAATGCAATTTCCTAATATTTTCTCTGCTACAGAATGCTTAGATATAATTAAGATTAGGAATATGTATTCTGAAAACTATTCTGATCTTGTGTTTTGGAGAGATAAAGTAGGACAGTGCGAACTTGAAAAACTCTGCGTTGATCTTGAGCTCAAGCTAAAGCCTCTAGTTGAAGAATATTTTAACAACTTTGGAAGCTTGCTTACTATAAGTGATGTATCTCTTTTAGGGATTGGTATCATTAAGCAGCCCACTGGAGCATATGACGACCTTCACTTTGATACACAGGTAATTGTAGGTGAAGAAGCGATAAAGCAAAGACCTTTTGTTTGCTTGTTATATTTAAACGATAAAGAGTTCGAAGGTGGACAGCTTTGTTTTCCTATTCAAAAAGTAGTAATTGCTCCAGAGATTGGAAAAGTTGTGATTTTTCCCGCCAGTTATCATTTTCCACACCAAGTCGTAGGAATTTCAGGGGGTGATAGATATTTTTTGAGAATGAATTTTATGTTTAAAGAATCATTGTTGGATAAAGATGTAGATGAGTGGGATATTGAGACAGATGGAGTGATGAAATTTTGA
- a CDS encoding 2OG-Fe(II) oxygenase, which yields MSYSAVVEWKDFLSREQCQRILDKRRKYSTVNNRLTDYLVYSDELSSNLDWAEEFELLEQRIKPSLKEYSDRFLGQLPLESISISHIGFLNDEFGEFTELHYDWELVKVKNRDIIIKPFVILVYLTAVEEGGELLFPVQNVKVSPELGKAVIFPCNFSYPHTSMPVIKGSKHVCRITMKIDFDAYQVDELEI from the coding sequence ATGAGTTATAGCGCTGTCGTTGAATGGAAAGATTTTCTCTCTCGTGAACAATGTCAAAGAATTCTAGACAAGAGAAGAAAATATTCAACAGTTAATAATAGATTAACTGATTATTTAGTTTACTCTGACGAACTCTCTTCCAATTTAGATTGGGCCGAAGAGTTTGAATTACTAGAACAAAGAATTAAACCATCATTAAAAGAATACTCAGATAGATTCCTGGGACAATTACCTTTAGAATCTATATCTATTTCTCATATTGGTTTTTTGAATGATGAGTTTGGAGAGTTTACAGAGCTACACTATGATTGGGAACTGGTAAAAGTAAAGAATCGAGATATTATTATTAAGCCTTTTGTTATTCTTGTTTATTTAACAGCTGTAGAAGAAGGAGGAGAATTACTTTTTCCCGTGCAGAATGTTAAGGTTTCTCCTGAGCTTGGGAAGGCCGTTATTTTTCCTTGTAATTTTTCTTATCCACATACCTCTATGCCAGTTATAAAAGGTAGCAAGCATGTTTGCCGTATCACAATGAAAATTGATTTCGATGCATATCAAGTAGATGAATTGGAGATATAG
- a CDS encoding 2OG-Fe(II) oxygenase: protein MSFIQEYENILSPKNCESIIENYLKESHIDTKRSDANLHGIVKEWSIPQERHWSDLFLDLNEKCRPIVESYLSYSTLLNCESYYLKHISIMEHQENFNIPYHYDAEISYMNDKEYIRNFAILIYLNDNFESGELIFPIQKTSIKPKVGLGLIFPTSFMFPHLTNPAIGANRYVLRMAYYFKKDSIINSTKTSKDYF, encoded by the coding sequence ATGAGTTTTATTCAAGAATATGAAAATATTTTATCTCCAAAGAATTGTGAATCTATTATAGAGAATTATCTCAAAGAAAGTCATATTGATACAAAGCGATCAGATGCAAATCTTCATGGAATAGTTAAAGAATGGAGTATTCCACAGGAGAGGCATTGGAGTGACTTATTTCTAGATTTAAACGAAAAGTGTAGGCCAATAGTTGAGAGTTATTTATCATATTCAACATTACTAAACTGTGAGTCTTATTATTTAAAGCATATTTCCATAATGGAGCATCAAGAGAATTTTAATATTCCGTATCATTACGATGCCGAAATCTCTTACATGAATGATAAGGAGTATATTCGAAACTTCGCTATTTTAATTTATCTTAATGATAACTTTGAAAGTGGTGAACTTATTTTTCCTATTCAGAAGACATCTATAAAGCCAAAAGTAGGGTTAGGGTTAATCTTTCCTACATCGTTCATGTTTCCGCATTTAACAAATCCAGCGATTGGGGCCAATAGATATGTATTAAGAATGGCCTATTATTTCAAGAAGGACAGTATAATTAATAGTACTAAGACGTCTAAGGATTATTTCTAA